The following are from one region of the Coffea eugenioides isolate CCC68of chromosome 2, Ceug_1.0, whole genome shotgun sequence genome:
- the LOC113760940 gene encoding peroxidase 12-like, whose product MALVSTNSLTSLLFITSSLLLLLGSFHGTKAQSTPPIVNGLSWAFYDSSCPKLESIVRKRLQKVFKDDVGQAAGLLRLHFHDCFVQGCDGSVLLDGSAGKPSEQQAIPNLTLRLESFKIINDLRSRVQKECGTVVSCSDITALAARDAVYLTGGPEYDVPLGRRDGLNFATANATIANLIPPFANASTILTSLATKNFDATDAVALSGAHTIGRGHCTSFTARLYPNQDPTMDKTFANNLKGVCPTNDSNNTTIMDIRSPNKFDNKYYVDLMNRQGLFTSDQDLYTDGRTRGIVTSFAVNQSLFFEKFVDAMIKMGQLNVLTGTRGEIRANCWVKNSDNSFLSTGVEMGEIGLAQS is encoded by the exons ATGGCTTTAGTTAGCACCAATTCTTTGACCTCTCTTCTTTTTATCACCTCATCTTTACTTTTGCTTCTTGGCAGTTTTCATGGTACAAAAGCTCAAAGCACCCCACCGATAGTGAATGGACTTTCATGGGCTTTCTATGATTCCAGCTGCCCCAAGCTGGAATCTATAGTCAGAAAGCGCCTCCAGAAGGTATTCAAAGACGATGTTGGCCAAGCTGCTGGCTTGCTTCGCCTCCATTTCCATGACTGCTTTGTCCAG GGTTGTGATGGTTCAGTGTTGCTGGATGGATCGGCAGGTAAGCCGAGTGAACAGCAAGCGATTCCAAACTTGACCTTGAGACTTGAGTCATTCAAAATCATCAATGACCTTCGTAGTCGAGTGCAGAAAGAGTGCGGTACGGTGGTATCCTGTTCTGATATAACAGCTCTAGCTGCCCGGGACGCTGTTTACCTG ACTGGTGGCCCTGAGTATGATGTTCCATTAGGAAGAAGGGACGGACTCAACTTTGCTACAGCAAATGCAACCATAGCTAATCTTATTCCACCCTTTGCTAATGCAAGTACCATCCTAACATCTCTTGcaaccaaaaattttgatgCAACTGATGCTGTGGCTCTTTCTGGTGCACACACGATCGGAAGGGGCCATTGCACTTCCTTCACTGCTAGGCTATATCCAAATCAAGATCCAACAATGGACAAAACCTTTGCTAACAACCTTAAAGGGGTTTGTCCCACCAACGATTCAAATAACACAACTATTATGGACATTAGAAGTCCAAACAAGTTTGATAATAAGTACTATGTTGATCTTATGAACCGTCAAGGTCTCTTCACATCGGACCAGGACTTGTACACTGATGGTAGGACGAGAGGAATTGTTACGAGTTTTGCAGTTAATCAGTCACTCTTTTTTGAGAAGTTTGTGGATGCAATGATAAAGATGGGGCAGCTGAACGTATTGACTGGGACTCGAGGTGAAATTCGAGCAAATTGCTGGGTTAAGAATTCAGATAACTCATTCCTGTCTACCGGGGTTGAAATGGGAGAAATAGGCTTGGCACAATCTTAA
- the LOC113763839 gene encoding F-box protein At3g07870-like, which translates to MDLKSCLGCDKELHLSLDVKLRIPLRNPLIALQMDAVKKKRRVRLKLTDQKFRIVNSYNGFLCLSEPSANEPVAVCNPVTGEYVEIPEGDKAYENFVDCGFGFCPNTNLYKVIRIFDTGVKRAIDCPIAQREMYSSRMAEIHTLGTQSWENVGYAPSYYGKLTSPTYLNGNLHWLHEGWDSSTIILSFDFTQECFKNFPPPMFEILNFEFALCDVRHMSMGVLRGDLFLCHASHNSINFWVMEKYGVQDSWTKLAKIRKSAWEHNYMYHPIDYLRCGSLLIFHYPKNMLIHYDLKSKERSYFKVCGTRSKCEAVSLIPSFFSFKEAVQENIRVFNIRSLGARIKLQGENKALYVREEDKANIPSDSSTYWSGDDYDSEDWPWY; encoded by the exons ATGGATCTCAAGTCTTGTCTGGGATGTGATAAAGAACTTCATTTAAGTCTTGATGTCAAACTGAGGATCCCTTTACGCAATCCTCTAATCGCACTTCAAATGGATGCTGTGAAGAAGAAGCGTCGTGTTAGACTGAAACTCACAGATCAAAAGTTCAGGATTGTGAACTCTTACAATGGATTCCTCTGTTTGTCTGAACCCTCAGCTAATGAACCTGTGGCTGTATGCAATCCTGTCACTGGTGAATATGTAGAAATTCCAGAGGGTGATAAGGCTTATGAAAACTTTGTGGATTGTGGATTTGGCTTTTGTCCAAATACCAACCTGTATAAAGTGATCAGAATATTTGATACGGGGGTTAAGAGGGCTATTGATTGCCCTATTGCACAGAGAGAAATGTATTCAAGTAGAATGGCTGAAATACACACACTTGGCACACAATCTTGGGAAAATGTTGGGTATGCACCTTCTTATTATGGTAAATTAACATCACCAACTTACTTGAATGGAAATCTTCACTGGTTGCATGAGGGCTGGGACAGTTCAACCATCATTCTTTCCTTTGACTTTACTCAGGAATGCTTCAAGAACTTCCCACCACCAATGTTTGAGATATTGAATTTTGAGTTTGCCTTGTGTGATGTACGACATATGAGCATGGGTGTGTTAAGAGGTGATTTATTTTTATGCCATGCTAGTCATAATTCAATTAACTTCTGGGTGATGGAGAAGTATGGTGTTCAAGATTCTTGGACTAAATTGGCTAAGATCCGAAAGTCAGCATGGGAGCATAATTATATGTACCATCCGATTGATTACCTGAGATGTGGATCACTGTTGATTTTTCATTACCCCAAGAATATGTTGATACATTATGATCTGAAGAGCAAAGAACGCAGTTATTTTAAAGTTTGTGGGACTAGATCGAAATGTGAAGCTGTTTCTCTGATTCCAAGCTTTTTCTCATTCAAGGAAGCTGTGCAAGAAAATATAAGGGTGTTCAACATCCGTTCATT GGGCGCAAGGATTAAACTTCAAGGTGAGAATAAAGCTCTTTACGTAAGGGAAGAAGATAAAGCAAATATTCCTTCTGATAGCTCAACTTACTGGAGTGGAGATGATTATGATAGTGAAGATTGGCCTTGGTATTAG